From a region of the Tursiops truncatus isolate mTurTru1 chromosome 13, mTurTru1.mat.Y, whole genome shotgun sequence genome:
- the LOC101339003 gene encoding transmembrane protein 132D: MKGKVNVVVNFTYQHLTSPLEMMVWVPRLPLQIEVSDTELNQIKGWRVPIVSSKRPARDSEEEEEDEKKGRGCTLQYQHAMVRVLTQFVAEVAEPGGQLAHLLGSDWQVDITELVNDFMQVEEPRIAKLQGGQVLIGQELGMTAIQILSPLSDAILAEKTITVLDEKVTITDLGVQLVAGLSLSLQLSPGSNRAIFATAVAQELLQRPRQEAAISCWVQFSDGSVTPLDIYDAKDFSLMATSLDEKVVSIHQDPKFKWPIITAEAEGQGALVKVEMVICESCQKSKRKSVLAVGTANVKVKFGPNDANPNTSDSRRTGAGGHLDNNVSDRRPRKPSQEWGRQEGRYYGSSSVGLMEGRGSTTERSTFQKNRGQESLLDDDSHLQTISIDLTSFPAQVDLPRSYGEMDENDLTQASKGLSDLEIGMYALLGVFCLAILVFLINCVTFALKYRHKQVPFEEQEGMSHYHDWVGLSHRAELLENHINLASSQDEQITAIDRGMDFEESKYLLSTNSPNSTNGQLFASSGPSLMDGSDPKSEPPTSPTSKRKRVEFTTFTTVSTDDRCPAVNSIATSSEDAVKWVCQDLDPGGCQESCGYMEGLHEDV; encoded by the exons ATGAAGGGCAAGGTGAACGTGGTGGTGAACTTCACGTACCAGCACCTGACCAGTCCTCTGGAGATGATGGTGTGGGTGCCCCGTCTGCCCCTGCAGATCGAGGTCTCGGACACCGAGCTCAACCAGATCAAGGGCTGGAGAGTCCCCATTGTCTCCAGCAAGAG GCCAGCTCGGGAcagtgaggaggaggaagaagatgagAAGAAAGGCCGGGGCTGCACTCTCCAGTACCAGCACGCCATGGTGCGGGTCTTGACTCAGTTTGTGGCCGAAGTGGCTGAGCCCGGGGGGCAGCTGGCCCACCTGCTGGGCTCCGATTGGCAGGTGGACATCACGGAGCTGGTAAATGACTTCATGCAGGTGGAGGAGCCCCGGATTGCCAAGCTGCAAGGGGGACAAGTCCTGATTGGCCAGGAGCTCGGGATGACCGCCATTCAG ATCCTGTCGCCTCTGTCAGATGCCATCTTGGCCGAGAAGACCATCACCGTGCTAGACGAGAAGGTGACGATCACAGACCTCGGGGTCCAGCTGGTGGCAGGGCTGTCCCTCTCCCTGCAGCTCAGCCCTGGGAGCAACAGAGCCATCTTCGCCACCGCGGTGGCTCAAGAACTTCTGCAAAGGCCCAGACag GAAGCAGCCATCAGTTGCTGGGTCCAATTCAGTGACGGCTCTGTCACCCCCTTGGATATTTACGACGCGAAAGACTTCTCCCTGATGGCCACATCACTGGATGAGAAGGTGGTCTCTATCCACCAAGACCCCAAATTCAAGTGGCCTATAATCACCGCTGAAGCCGAGGGACAGGGTGCCCTGGTGAAGGTCGAAATGGTTATTTGTGAGTCATGCCAGAAATCCAAACGGAAGAGCGTGTTGGCCGTGGGGACAGCCAACGTCAAAGTTAAATTTGGCCCAAACGATGCCAATCCCAACACCAGCGACAGCAGACGCACGGGGGCAGGAGGTCACCTGGATAATAATGTCAGTGACAGAAGACCCAGAAAACCCTCGCAAGAATGGGGGCGTCAAGAGGGACGGTACTACGGCAGTTCTTCTGTGGGCCTCATGGAAGGAAGGGGCTCCACCACGGAAAGGTCCACCTTCCAGAAGAACCGTGGCCAGGAAAGCCTTCTGGATGATGACAGCCATTTGCAGACCATCTCCATTGACCTCACCAGCTTCCCCGCCCAGGTGGACCTGCCCAGAAGCTATGGGGAAATGGATGAGAATGACCTCACGCAGGCCTCCAAAGGGCTGAGCGACTTGGAAATTGGGATGTACGCCCTGTTGGGTGTCTTCTGCCTGGCCATTCTGGTCTTCCTGATAAACTGTGTGACCTTTGCGTTAAAGTACAGGCACAAGCAGGTTCCCTTCGAGGAACAAGAAGGTATGAGTCACTACCATGACTGGGTCGGGTTGAGCCACCGGGCCGAACTGTTGGAGAATCACATCAACTTGGCTTCCTCCCAGGACGAGCAGATCACCGCCATCGACAGGGGCATGGATTTCGAAGAGAGTAAGTATCTCCTCAGCACAAACTCCCCAAACAGCACCAACGGACAGCTGTTCGCATCTTCAGGACCCTCACTCATGGACGGGAGCGATCCGAAAAGCGAGCCCCCAACGTCCCCTACctcaaaaaggaaaagagtggAGTTCACCACTTTCACCACCGTCTCTACGGATGACAGATGCCCCGCCGTGAACTCCATAGCGACCAGCAGTGAGGATGCCGTGAAATGGGTCTGCCAGGATCTGGACCCTGGGGGATGCCAAGAGTCATGCGGCTACATGGAAGGATTACATGAAGATGTGTAA